Proteins encoded in a region of the Saccharothrix ecbatanensis genome:
- a CDS encoding glycosyltransferase, protein MEQGSLPDVSVVIVNYRGADDTITCLRSLSGDLRYPADKLQVIVVDNASGDGSADRIRAAAPNAEVIEAPDNLGFAGGCNLGVRSARGSVVAFLNNDARPHPDWLREAVRVLRVEPAVGAVASKVLDWDGKAIDFVDAGLTWFGMGYKRHAGTPDDGTHDTPRDVLFGTGSALVVRTSVFRELDGFDERFFMFYEDVDLGWRMNLRGWRVRYVPTSLTYHKHHASMSTVDSSRELFLLERNALAALYKNFSDETLAKALPAALALVVRRATARGEIDATQLEITRRPENPANDRAPVPVSREALAGFLAIDQFVELLPSLAESRKTEQAARRVSDADLVPLMRKAMEPAYPLPRYLAAHDVLVDVFGLEEVFGRPRRVLVITGDAISEKMAGPAIRAWNMADVLSGEHEVRLVTVNPLCAPPEASFPVLKVQRRDLKPQVDWADVIVLQGHVLEFAPWLKERDDTKIVVCDIYDPMHLELLEQSKDNTDEKRHKDLLGITTVINNQLARGDFFLCASERQRHFWLGHLTALGRLTPTLYDNDPTVQSLLAEVPFGLPGKPPQRTGPGLRSTLGIAESDKVVLWAGGVYSWFDPLTLVRAMDRLRTRRSDARLVFLGMKHPNPEVPDMDIAGQTRALAKRLDLAGSHVYFNETWVAYNERQNWLLDANAGVTTHYEHVETTFAFRTRVLDYLWAGLPIVTTDGDSFADLVRRERLGVVVPSEDPAALADALEKVMYDAEFAAGCVARIAAVQERFTWENVLAPLTAFCRNPRPAADRLPGASFMVPNRQLGRLEKVQRDVALVKEYLDAGGAGEVARRATGRVLKKLRGRG, encoded by the coding sequence GTGGAGCAAGGAAGCCTGCCTGACGTATCGGTGGTCATCGTCAACTACCGCGGCGCCGACGACACCATCACCTGCCTGCGCTCGTTGTCCGGCGACCTGCGCTACCCGGCGGACAAACTCCAGGTCATCGTGGTCGACAACGCCTCGGGTGACGGCAGCGCGGACCGCATCCGGGCCGCCGCGCCGAACGCCGAGGTGATCGAGGCGCCCGACAACCTCGGCTTCGCGGGCGGCTGCAACCTGGGCGTCCGGAGCGCGCGCGGCTCGGTCGTCGCGTTCCTCAACAACGACGCCCGCCCGCACCCGGACTGGCTGCGCGAGGCGGTGCGGGTGCTGCGCGTCGAGCCCGCCGTGGGCGCGGTGGCGAGCAAGGTCCTGGACTGGGACGGCAAGGCGATCGACTTCGTGGACGCCGGCCTGACGTGGTTCGGCATGGGCTACAAGCGGCACGCGGGCACGCCGGACGACGGCACCCACGACACCCCCCGTGACGTGCTGTTCGGCACCGGGTCGGCGCTGGTCGTGCGGACGTCGGTGTTCCGCGAGCTGGACGGGTTCGACGAGCGGTTCTTCATGTTCTACGAGGACGTCGACCTCGGCTGGCGGATGAACCTGCGCGGCTGGCGCGTCCGGTACGTGCCGACGTCCCTGACCTACCACAAGCACCACGCCTCGATGTCCACTGTGGACAGTAGCCGTGAGCTGTTCCTGTTGGAGCGCAACGCGCTCGCCGCGCTCTACAAGAACTTCTCGGACGAGACGCTGGCCAAGGCGCTGCCCGCCGCGCTCGCCCTGGTCGTCCGCCGGGCCACCGCACGAGGCGAGATCGACGCCACCCAGCTGGAGATCACCCGCCGCCCGGAGAACCCCGCGAACGACCGCGCGCCGGTGCCCGTGTCGCGGGAGGCGCTGGCCGGGTTCCTCGCGATCGACCAGTTCGTGGAGCTGCTGCCGTCGCTGGCCGAGTCGCGCAAGACCGAGCAGGCCGCGCGCCGGGTCTCGGACGCCGACCTGGTGCCGTTGATGCGCAAGGCGATGGAGCCCGCCTACCCGCTGCCCCGCTACCTGGCCGCGCACGACGTGCTGGTGGACGTGTTCGGGCTGGAAGAGGTGTTCGGCCGGCCGCGCCGGGTGCTGGTGATCACCGGTGACGCCATCTCCGAGAAGATGGCCGGCCCCGCGATCCGGGCGTGGAACATGGCCGACGTGCTGTCCGGCGAGCACGAGGTCCGGCTGGTCACGGTCAACCCGCTGTGCGCGCCGCCCGAGGCGTCGTTCCCGGTGTTGAAGGTCCAGCGACGGGACCTCAAGCCGCAGGTCGACTGGGCCGACGTGATCGTGTTGCAGGGTCACGTGCTGGAGTTCGCGCCCTGGTTGAAGGAGCGGGACGACACCAAGATCGTGGTCTGCGACATCTACGACCCGATGCACCTGGAGCTGCTGGAACAGAGCAAGGACAACACCGACGAGAAGCGCCACAAGGACCTGCTCGGGATCACCACCGTGATCAACAACCAGCTGGCCCGCGGCGACTTCTTCCTGTGCGCGTCGGAGCGGCAGCGGCACTTCTGGCTCGGCCACCTGACCGCGTTGGGCAGGCTCACACCCACCCTGTACGACAACGACCCGACGGTGCAGTCGCTGCTCGCCGAGGTGCCGTTCGGGCTGCCGGGCAAGCCGCCGCAGCGCACCGGGCCGGGGCTGCGGTCGACGTTGGGCATCGCCGAGTCGGACAAGGTCGTGCTGTGGGCCGGCGGCGTCTACAGCTGGTTCGACCCGCTGACGCTGGTGCGCGCGATGGACCGGCTGCGGACCCGCCGGTCGGACGCGCGGCTGGTGTTCCTGGGGATGAAGCACCCGAACCCCGAGGTGCCGGACATGGACATCGCCGGGCAGACCCGCGCGTTGGCCAAGCGGCTGGACCTGGCCGGGTCGCACGTGTACTTCAACGAGACGTGGGTGGCCTACAACGAGCGGCAGAACTGGCTGCTCGACGCCAACGCGGGCGTGACCACGCACTACGAGCACGTGGAGACGACGTTCGCGTTCCGGACCCGGGTGCTGGACTACCTGTGGGCGGGGCTGCCGATCGTGACGACGGACGGTGACTCGTTCGCCGACCTCGTGCGGCGTGAGCGGTTGGGCGTGGTGGTGCCGTCGGAGGACCCGGCCGCGCTGGCCGACGCGTTGGAGAAGGTGATGTACGACGCGGAGTTCGCCGCCGGGTGCGTGGCGCGGATCGCGGCGGTGCAGGAGCGGTTCACCTGGGAGAACGTGCTCGCGCCGCTGACCGCGTTCTGCCGGAACCCGCGGCCCGCCGCCGACCGGTTGCCGGGGGCGTCGTTCATGGTGCCGAACCGGCAGCTCGGGCGGCTGGAGAAGGTGCAGCGGGACGTGGCGCTGGTGAAGGAGTACCTGGACGCGGGCGGTGCGGGCGAGGTGGCGCGGCGGGCGACCGGCCGGGTGCTGAAGAAGTTGCGTGGTCGTGGCTAG
- a CDS encoding nSTAND1 domain-containing NTPase has translation MVERALVRVFRDREPIGVGFLVSEDMILTCAHVIGDEDEVEVDFPVLGETVRARVVHRPEGVDAIGLRLDRTPTRARAVRVVAEDDIRDHRVRTFGVPDRRPDGVWSQGVVRGVIAGGRIHIEDDRTHGLPMLQGFSGGPVIDDDLGAVVGMVVEVEARREHRIGYALSGAALHDAWPELAAITNQPSPFRGLEPFQPGDAEYFFGRAERARELKERLDRDGVLVVTGPSGCGKSSLVLAGLVPALPEVVIVRPATGSSPWAALATALGAEDITADRVEDAVNRLIIRKDLRRLTLVVDQFDEALTRFPDESADLLDALLDTAASHHHTPRVDVVVTSTTEPLNRLLADPKFGSRLAGHTATLGAPSAAELREAVEGPLAEPGMPVLQKGLADAVLEDLQNERNPLPLLEFTLTLLWERQDRGVLTHDAYRELGGVAGAVSTYAEQVWQRFDPDEVRRVLTQLVSPLDDGRFVRRAVRSDQLGGIALDLARTRLVTLGPSTVELVHECLVRHWDRLRGWVEEDREFRLWQDEVDRQAARWQDTGERALLIRGKALRRAKTVYQERRDDLTDRQRRFLEASNNGYYRRIAVRACAVSLVFSLTVSTIYAVSRFIGQQGDADADRVVETLLDRARSAYAAPELITTTALAFRTVDNVNTRQALRGLARSLRHAEVVIPGASLPNLTGTRIAEYGDRGELVGLWDVTTSPAKRVDVEDGGHDVIWLTEDRIADHGPSGDVHIRDARTGQVVHTVEARADVMAADSTGRWLAHATLGATEVHVVDLDQDVTWTVASPAEVQGDRQRPPGTATLSDVLAGGEPVVDVDDKRLALSPVGSREVPSVYPNKAITRAEPVTVQCVGEELVMQRLPDKAALESVNPGAGECVSGTFSPDGTAFAVIKRPSSGVDQLWLGSPKSRTGITVPKSAWVHSVAVEDSGAYRVVLTYGPQSLVLRVPPPDGLDQALRGAERVEITPDGAHAVLFRQSGRVEVWRTADRSRAAGVSAGRWHPDDSVRTSYALSPDSKTLATRDGDSPVVKLWNLPDLAPLGDLTAPGSDREHGHTTLQFLEADRLLTHRVDRLGVWEARTGKPVGEPIALTDGMTPFTAPVGEDEVVIVTGDLRVRRYSLIDGREVPGSEFSYGDPTSSSANRVATDEDGELVALYADNAVQVYDLETGELEDRLDVPDKLSVSRLRFRADPDDVEVTIGDPHASGGQVLLWSRNLMWGLPALLGRPDMSSERLPGPAAPGFADAGGLESADPAVWLGEVCDVARRSGLTLEADRPSGSFEGAIC, from the coding sequence GTGGTCGAGCGCGCGCTGGTGCGGGTGTTCCGCGACCGCGAGCCGATCGGTGTCGGCTTCCTCGTGTCCGAGGACATGATCCTGACCTGCGCACACGTCATCGGTGACGAAGACGAGGTCGAAGTCGACTTCCCCGTCTTGGGTGAGACCGTGCGGGCACGCGTGGTCCACCGCCCGGAAGGCGTCGACGCCATCGGCCTCCGGCTCGACCGCACCCCGACCCGCGCGCGAGCCGTCCGGGTGGTCGCCGAGGACGACATCCGCGACCACCGAGTGCGCACGTTCGGCGTGCCGGACCGCCGTCCCGACGGCGTGTGGTCGCAGGGCGTGGTGCGCGGCGTGATCGCGGGCGGGCGCATCCACATCGAGGACGACCGCACGCACGGCCTGCCGATGCTCCAGGGCTTCAGCGGCGGCCCGGTGATCGACGACGACCTGGGCGCGGTGGTCGGCATGGTCGTCGAGGTGGAGGCACGCCGCGAGCACCGCATCGGTTACGCCCTGTCCGGCGCCGCCTTGCACGACGCGTGGCCGGAACTGGCCGCGATCACGAACCAGCCCAGCCCGTTCCGCGGCCTGGAGCCGTTCCAGCCGGGTGACGCCGAGTACTTCTTCGGTCGCGCGGAACGCGCGCGTGAGCTGAAGGAGCGGCTGGACCGCGACGGCGTCCTGGTCGTCACCGGCCCGTCCGGCTGCGGCAAGTCGTCCCTGGTCCTGGCCGGTCTGGTGCCGGCGCTGCCGGAGGTGGTGATCGTCCGCCCGGCCACCGGCAGCTCGCCGTGGGCGGCGCTGGCGACCGCGCTCGGCGCCGAGGACATCACCGCCGACCGCGTCGAGGACGCCGTCAACCGCCTGATCATCCGCAAGGACCTGCGCCGCCTCACGCTCGTGGTCGACCAGTTCGACGAGGCCCTGACCCGGTTTCCGGACGAGTCGGCCGACCTGCTCGACGCCCTGCTGGACACGGCCGCGTCCCACCACCACACGCCGCGCGTGGACGTCGTGGTCACGTCCACGACCGAACCGCTCAACCGCCTGCTCGCCGACCCGAAGTTCGGCTCACGGCTCGCCGGTCACACCGCCACGCTGGGCGCACCGAGCGCTGCCGAACTGCGCGAAGCCGTCGAAGGCCCGCTCGCCGAGCCCGGCATGCCGGTGTTGCAGAAAGGCCTGGCCGACGCGGTCCTGGAAGACCTCCAGAACGAGCGCAACCCGTTGCCGCTGTTGGAGTTCACCCTCACGCTGCTGTGGGAACGGCAGGACCGGGGCGTGTTGACCCACGACGCGTACCGGGAGCTGGGCGGCGTCGCGGGCGCGGTGTCCACGTACGCCGAACAGGTGTGGCAGCGCTTCGACCCGGACGAGGTGCGCCGCGTGCTGACGCAGCTCGTCAGCCCGCTGGACGACGGTCGTTTCGTGCGCCGGGCCGTGCGGTCCGACCAGCTGGGCGGTATCGCGCTCGACCTCGCCCGAACCCGCCTCGTCACCCTCGGACCTTCCACTGTGGAGTTGGTGCACGAGTGCCTGGTGCGGCACTGGGACCGGTTGCGCGGCTGGGTGGAGGAGGACCGCGAGTTCCGACTCTGGCAGGACGAGGTGGACCGCCAGGCCGCACGCTGGCAGGACACAGGGGAACGCGCCCTCCTGATCCGGGGCAAGGCGCTGCGCCGCGCCAAGACCGTCTACCAGGAGCGGCGTGACGACCTCACCGACCGGCAACGCCGGTTCCTGGAAGCGAGCAACAACGGGTACTACCGGCGGATCGCCGTGCGCGCGTGTGCCGTCAGCCTGGTGTTCAGCCTGACCGTGTCCACGATCTACGCGGTGAGCAGGTTCATCGGCCAGCAGGGCGACGCGGACGCCGACCGCGTCGTGGAGACGCTGCTCGACCGCGCCCGATCCGCCTACGCGGCGCCGGAGCTGATCACGACCACGGCCCTCGCCTTCCGCACCGTCGACAACGTGAACACCAGGCAGGCCCTACGCGGTCTGGCCCGCTCCCTGCGGCACGCCGAGGTGGTGATCCCCGGCGCGTCCCTGCCCAACCTCACCGGCACGCGGATCGCCGAGTACGGCGACCGCGGCGAGCTGGTCGGCCTGTGGGACGTCACCACCTCGCCGGCCAAGAGGGTGGACGTGGAGGACGGCGGCCACGACGTGATCTGGCTGACCGAGGACCGGATCGCCGACCACGGCCCGAGCGGCGACGTCCACATCCGCGACGCGCGCACCGGGCAGGTGGTGCACACGGTCGAGGCGCGGGCCGACGTGATGGCGGCCGACTCCACCGGCCGCTGGCTCGCCCACGCCACCCTCGGCGCGACCGAGGTGCACGTGGTCGACCTCGACCAGGACGTCACCTGGACGGTCGCCTCCCCCGCCGAGGTGCAAGGCGACCGTCAGAGGCCGCCCGGCACGGCGACACTCAGTGACGTCCTCGCCGGCGGTGAACCCGTGGTCGACGTCGACGACAAGCGGCTCGCGCTCTCGCCTGTCGGGTCGCGGGAGGTGCCCTCCGTCTACCCGAACAAGGCGATCACCCGTGCCGAACCGGTCACGGTCCAGTGCGTCGGTGAGGAGCTGGTCATGCAGCGGCTGCCCGACAAGGCCGCGCTGGAGAGCGTCAACCCCGGCGCCGGCGAGTGCGTGAGCGGCACGTTCAGCCCGGACGGCACGGCGTTCGCGGTGATCAAGCGGCCGTCGTCCGGCGTGGACCAGCTGTGGCTCGGCTCGCCGAAGTCCCGGACGGGCATCACCGTGCCGAAGTCGGCGTGGGTGCACAGCGTCGCGGTCGAGGACTCCGGCGCGTACCGGGTCGTGCTGACGTACGGCCCGCAGTCGCTGGTGCTCCGCGTGCCGCCCCCGGACGGCTTGGACCAGGCGTTGCGGGGCGCCGAGCGGGTCGAGATCACCCCGGACGGCGCACACGCCGTGCTGTTCCGGCAGTCCGGCCGGGTCGAGGTCTGGCGCACCGCCGACCGCTCCCGCGCGGCCGGGGTCAGCGCCGGCAGGTGGCACCCGGACGACTCCGTGCGCACCTCCTACGCCCTGTCTCCGGACTCGAAGACGCTGGCCACCCGCGACGGCGACTCCCCCGTGGTCAAGCTGTGGAACCTGCCCGACCTCGCGCCGCTCGGCGACCTCACCGCGCCCGGCTCCGACCGTGAGCACGGCCACACCACCCTCCAGTTCCTGGAGGCCGACCGCTTGCTCACCCACCGCGTCGACCGGCTCGGCGTCTGGGAGGCGCGCACCGGCAAGCCCGTCGGCGAGCCGATCGCCCTGACCGACGGCATGACCCCGTTCACCGCGCCCGTCGGCGAGGACGAGGTGGTCATCGTCACCGGTGACCTGCGCGTGCGCCGCTACTCGCTCATCGACGGCCGCGAGGTGCCCGGCTCGGAGTTCTCCTACGGCGACCCGACCTCGTCGTCCGCCAACCGGGTCGCGACGGACGAGGACGGTGAGCTGGTCGCCCTCTACGCGGACAACGCGGTGCAGGTCTACGACCTGGAGACCGGCGAGCTGGAGGACCGGCTGGACGTCCCGGACAAGCTCTCGGTGAGCCGGCTGCGGTTCCGCGCGGACCCGGACGACGTCGAGGTGACCATCGGCGACCCGCACGCGAGCGGCGGCCAGGTGCTGCTCTGGAGCCGCAACCTGATGTGGGGTCTGCCGGCCCTGCTCGGGCGTCCCGACATGAGTTCCGAACGACTGCCCGGACCCGCCGCGCCCGGTTTCGCCGACGCGGGCGGCCTGGAGTCCGCGGACCCGGCGGTGTGGCTCGGCGAGGTGTGCGACGTCGCGCGGCGCAGCGGGTTGACACTGGAGGCCGACCGGCCGTCCGGGTCGTTCGAGGGCGCTATCTGCTGA
- a CDS encoding CU044_2847 family protein: MRSEVAEYVEVRTEDGDLVPFEVDEEYDGPVRAGRRWDAAVDRAEETLESGIERARKVARSVAAKIGDMPSPRPDRVAVEIGLKVSSSAALAIAKSSAEAHVKITVEWLRDSLPASAPVEDEESTRESDGDVEA, from the coding sequence ATGAGGAGTGAAGTGGCCGAGTACGTCGAGGTGCGCACGGAGGACGGCGATCTGGTGCCGTTCGAGGTGGACGAGGAGTACGACGGCCCGGTGCGCGCCGGTCGCCGGTGGGACGCGGCCGTCGACCGGGCCGAGGAGACGTTGGAGAGCGGCATCGAGCGGGCGCGGAAGGTCGCCCGGTCGGTGGCGGCGAAGATCGGCGACATGCCGTCCCCGCGGCCGGACCGGGTCGCCGTGGAGATCGGCCTCAAGGTCAGCTCCAGCGCCGCGCTGGCGATCGCCAAGTCGTCCGCCGAGGCCCACGTCAAGATCACCGTCGAGTGGCTCCGGGACAGCCTGCCCGCTTCGGCCCCGGTCGAGGACGAGGAGTCCACGAGGGAATCGGACGGTGACGTGGAGGCGTAG
- a CDS encoding DUF397 domain-containing protein: protein MGASELTFGAWRKASYSGANSGCVEVAHAAITVIGIRDSKSPTSGTLTIPRTTWAAFLATLR, encoded by the coding sequence ATGGGAGCGTCGGAGCTGACCTTCGGGGCGTGGCGCAAGGCCAGCTACAGCGGTGCGAACTCCGGCTGTGTAGAGGTGGCGCACGCCGCCATCACCGTCATCGGGATCAGGGACAGCAAGTCCCCGACCTCCGGCACCCTGACCATCCCCCGCACCACCTGGGCAGCCTTCCTGGCGACCCTGAGGTGA
- a CDS encoding glycosyltransferase family 4 protein, translated as MARPLRVLIDGTPLLGQRTGIGRYTAALAEELASMHDIDMRAVAFTLRGWRALRTVLPHDVVARGLPVSARLLRQFWLRMPFPPVELLAGPTDVMHATNFILPPTLRAGGVTTIHDLAFLDAPGDLPPSDRRLPELVQQSANRADVICTPTRAVAEVVMERLAVPESKIVVTPLGVDPAWFAARSPSPALRTRLGLPSEYLLFVGAGGPRKGLGTLLAAHAVRASLPPLVLAGPHVASSDGRVMRTGYLNDVDLRSVVAGAAALVLPSRDEGFGLPVLEALACNVPVVCTDVAALREVAGGYAVHVPVDDVEALATAMVDAVEAPPTPADQMARRTHASEFTWRKTAEKTVAAYRRAAGQ; from the coding sequence GTGGCTAGGCCGTTGCGGGTGTTGATCGACGGCACCCCCCTGCTCGGACAGCGGACGGGGATCGGCCGGTACACGGCGGCGTTGGCCGAGGAGCTGGCGTCGATGCACGACATCGACATGCGGGCGGTCGCGTTCACGTTGCGTGGTTGGCGTGCGCTGCGGACCGTGCTGCCGCATGACGTGGTCGCGCGCGGGTTGCCGGTGTCGGCGCGGTTGCTGCGGCAGTTCTGGCTGCGCATGCCGTTCCCGCCGGTGGAGCTGCTGGCCGGGCCGACCGACGTCATGCACGCGACGAACTTCATCCTGCCGCCGACTCTGCGGGCGGGTGGCGTGACCACCATCCACGACTTGGCGTTCCTGGACGCGCCGGGCGACCTGCCGCCGTCGGACCGTCGGCTGCCCGAGTTGGTGCAGCAGTCGGCCAACCGCGCGGATGTCATCTGCACGCCGACGCGTGCCGTGGCCGAGGTCGTGATGGAACGGCTGGCCGTGCCGGAGTCGAAGATCGTCGTGACGCCGCTGGGGGTGGACCCGGCCTGGTTCGCCGCGCGGTCGCCGTCACCCGCTTTGCGCACGCGGCTGGGGTTGCCGTCGGAGTACTTGTTGTTCGTGGGCGCCGGTGGGCCGCGCAAGGGCTTGGGGACTTTGCTGGCGGCGCATGCCGTGCGGGCCTCGCTTCCGCCGTTGGTGCTGGCCGGGCCTCATGTGGCGAGTTCGGACGGCCGCGTGATGCGGACCGGGTACTTGAACGACGTCGACCTGCGGAGCGTGGTCGCGGGGGCGGCGGCGTTGGTGCTGCCGTCGCGGGACGAGGGGTTCGGGCTGCCGGTGTTGGAGGCGTTGGCGTGCAACGTGCCGGTGGTGTGCACGGATGTGGCGGCGTTGCGCGAGGTGGCCGGTGGGTACGCGGTGCACGTGCCGGTCGATGACGTGGAGGCTTTGGCGACGGCGATGGTCGACGCCGTAGAGGCCCCTCCCACGCCTGCCGATCAGATGGCGCGGCGGACGCACGCTTCGGAGTTCACGTGGAGGAAGACGGCGGAGAAGACGGTCGCGGCTTATCGGCGTGCCGCAGGGCAGTGA
- a CDS encoding Imm1 family immunity protein has protein sequence MSFTAGWGVYDEQDPSAGVLITVTTPEQVDAIVGQLAMDTADAAKIVHDARPLSRSAWTGEMGPDHQLWAGVWKGYGYLMYADPDHDLCQPVGDPESPVYHSDSDQFEAGTGILIETFTKALKEFLVTARRPTCVEWRDVL, from the coding sequence ATGAGTTTCACCGCCGGATGGGGCGTGTACGACGAGCAGGATCCCAGTGCGGGGGTCCTGATCACCGTCACAACGCCGGAGCAGGTCGACGCCATCGTCGGCCAACTGGCCATGGACACGGCGGACGCGGCAAAGATCGTCCACGATGCCCGCCCGTTGTCGCGCTCGGCGTGGACCGGTGAGATGGGGCCTGATCACCAACTCTGGGCCGGCGTCTGGAAGGGCTACGGCTATCTGATGTACGCCGATCCCGACCATGATCTGTGCCAGCCGGTCGGCGATCCGGAGTCGCCGGTCTACCACTCGGACTCCGACCAGTTCGAAGCCGGCACCGGCATCCTGATCGAGACGTTCACCAAGGCGTTGAAGGAGTTCCTGGTGACGGCTCGACGCCCGACCTGCGTGGAGTGGCGCGACGTCCTGTAA
- a CDS encoding DUF5753 domain-containing protein, with amino-acid sequence MTPKQRRLARRLRQLRVNSGTSLEAAANHLGCKQPKITKIEVCQLGARPDEVRMLCELYGAGRATVESMVTLARTAKTRGWYQVYDESANPENIDFVELETDAVAVSNFEIDLIPGLLQTEDYARAVFKAGLPDISADIIDQRVELRIARRQRVLDGDLSVWAVVTEAALIRAVGGRDVHLAQLTRLLEVATLPNVQFQIIPTRAGEYMAMGVPFWCFRFDDNYGTVALDHLSGTTFLEEEGDVERYRLAFQHLCSTALSKQDSLALLRKYIKEEHSEWERRS; translated from the coding sequence ATGACTCCCAAACAGCGCCGCCTGGCCCGCCGCCTCCGCCAACTCCGGGTCAACTCGGGCACATCGCTGGAGGCCGCCGCCAACCACCTGGGCTGCAAGCAGCCGAAGATCACCAAGATCGAGGTCTGCCAGTTGGGTGCGCGGCCCGATGAGGTGCGGATGCTGTGCGAGCTGTACGGGGCGGGTCGGGCCACCGTGGAGAGCATGGTGACCTTGGCGCGTACCGCGAAGACCCGTGGCTGGTACCAGGTCTACGACGAGTCGGCGAACCCCGAGAACATCGACTTCGTGGAACTGGAGACCGACGCCGTCGCGGTGTCCAACTTCGAGATCGACCTCATCCCCGGCCTCTTGCAAACCGAGGACTACGCCCGCGCGGTGTTCAAGGCGGGACTTCCCGACATCAGCGCCGACATCATCGACCAGCGGGTCGAACTGCGAATCGCCCGCCGGCAGCGCGTGCTTGATGGCGACCTGTCGGTGTGGGCGGTCGTCACCGAGGCGGCCTTGATCCGCGCCGTGGGCGGCCGGGATGTACACCTCGCCCAGCTCACGCGCCTTCTGGAAGTCGCCACCTTGCCGAACGTGCAGTTCCAGATCATCCCGACCCGCGCCGGGGAGTACATGGCGATGGGAGTGCCGTTCTGGTGCTTCAGGTTCGACGACAACTACGGCACCGTGGCCTTGGACCACCTCAGCGGCACAACATTTCTCGAAGAAGAGGGGGATGTCGAGCGGTATAGGCTGGCATTCCAGCACCTGTGCAGCACGGCGCTGAGCAAGCAGGACTCGCTTGCCCTGCTGCGCAAGTACATCAAGGAGGAGCACAGCGAATGGGAGCGTCGGAGCTGA